TGTACCTGGACGCGTACACGGAGCCCGCCGCGTTCGACCAGCCACCCCAGCTCGACGTCCAGCTCGACCGCACGACGGCCAGCCGCGGCGCGTTCGTCGGCGAGCAGGATCACCTCTACGACTACGCCCCGCTCACCGGGCTCACGCTGACGGCGGATGCCGGCCTCACCCATGCCCATCTGCAGACCGGCACGAGCATCGACCCGAGCGCGATCGACATGCGCTTTCACGCCACGGACGTCGAGCAGACGTCGTGCCACCTCATCACCGGCGGCCGCGGCACGTTCCAGTACGCGACCGGGACGCTCTCGGCATCGACGTTCAAGATCGCCACCGGCACCGTGCCCTTCTTCGGGAACATCACCACGTCGCCCGTCACGGCGACCGTCGTCCATGACCCCGGCTGCGGCAGCATCATCTTCGGCGCGGCGTCGACGGCGGCGGCCCACGCGACCGCGAACCTGAACGCGGCCCGGGCGGACCTCTTCCAGGAGCCCTGCACCGGCCCGACGCTGGCGGAGTCCAACCTGACCGGCTTTTGGCTGAGCCAGCTCGGCATCCACCGCGGCCGCCTCTTCCAGCTCGGCCAGACCTCGACGAACCCGTTCGGCCCGGGTGCCAGCCACTTCGCCATCGGCATCGGGTCCGGCACCGACATGGGCCTGATCGTGCACTCGGCCGACGGCATCCACGAGGCGGTGCGCACGAAGGGCGTGCCGTTCATGGGCGGCTCGTCGATGTTCCGCTCGACGGCCCGGCCGCACGTGTCGCCCGGGCACTCCTGCGTGTTCGAGCGGCACACCTACCACTACACAAACGTCCGCTACCAGGGCACGCTCACCCCCGCCGGATCGCCGCTCGCCATCCTGTTCGACACGGGCGCGGCGACGATCGGCGAGGTGCACGCGACGCTCTGGGTGCCGCGGTACGCGAAGCGGTAGGCCGGAGGTCAGGGCGCAGGCGGCCGCTCCATGGCGGCCGCCGCACTACCTCCGGGCCGTCTTCTCGTCCTCGTGCCTCGCGTGCGTGCGCTGCAGCTCGGCGGCCTCCTCGAGGCGATCGTCTCGGGTGAGCGAAGGGTCATGCTGGGCGTCGGCGAGCCGGGCGACTGCGGCGGAGGTCTCGCGCTTGGCCTCGTCCTGCGCGGCGGCCTGGTCGATCGCCCGCCGCTCTTCCGGACCCGCCCGCACGGCGCGAGAGGCCTGGTCTGACCCTCTACGCCGATCCGCGAGGCTCATCGACCAGTCCCCGCACCACGTCGCGCAGCTTCGCGTTGCCATGCGCACCCTCCGCCGTCAAGGCTACACCCCGGCGTGGTGGGGAGAGAGCCGACGGAGGGACTCGAACCCTCGACCCCCGCTTTACGAGAGCGGTGCTCTGCCAGCTGAGCTACGTCGGCCCGGTGCCGCAGTCTACCGCCCGGGCAGCGGGGGTTTGCCTGGGGGTAATCTCCCCGCGATGCGCACCCTGGTCACCGGAGCGACCGGCTACCTTGGCGCCGAGCTCGTGCGCGAGCTGCGCCGCCGCGACCGGGAGGTGCGGGCGCTCGTCCGCTCGCCCAAGGCGGCCTCCCGCCTCGACGGCACCGGCGCCCAGACGGTCGAGGGCGACGTGCTCGACCCGGTCTCGCTCGACGTGGCGCTGGACGGCGTCGCGCGCGTGTTTCACATGGCCGGCGTCGTCGGCCACCGCGCCTCGGACGAGCCGAACCTGCGGGCGGTGAACGTCGACGGCGCCCGGAACGTCCTCGCCGCGTGCGCGAAAGCCGGCGTCGAACGGGTCGTCTTCACCTCATCGGTCGCCACTGTCGGCCCGGCCGGCGGCCCCGGCCATCCCCGCGACGAGGGGGCGTGGCTGATCGACGGCGACGACGGCCGCGCCGACTTCCGCTATGGCCGCACCAAGGCGGCAGGGGAGCAGGCGGCGCTCGAGGCCGCGAAGGACGGGCTCGACGTCGTCATCACGAACCCCGGCTTCGTGATCGGGCCGGGCGACATCTACCGGGTGTCGTCGTGGCCGGTCGAGGAGTACCTGCGCGGCCGGCTGCGCTTCACCGTCCCGGGCGGGCTCTCCTACGTCGACGCCCGCGACGTCGTCACCGGCCATCTTCAAGCGGAGGAGCGCGGCCGCTCCGGCGAGCGCTACATCCTGACCAACGACGACGGCAACCTCAGCCATCGCGACTTCTTCGCGCTCGTCGGCCGGGTGACGGGCGTGCGCCGGCGCCAGTTGGCGCTCTCGGCCGGGATCCTGCGGCCGGTGCTGCGCGTTGGGTCGGCCCTGCGGCTGCCGCTGCCGCTCGACGACCAGGAACTCGCGTCGAGCAGCCACTGGTGGTACTTCACCGCGGGCAAGGCCCGCTCGGAGCTGGGATTCTCCGTGCGGCCCATCGATGAGACGATCAGGGACACCGCCGCGTGGCTGCGCGCCGACGGGTATCACAAGCACTGAGCGAACAGGGGGACACCATGGCCATCAAGCTCCACCGCTGCAGCGGCACCTTCGTGAAGATCGGCGGGCACCCTTGCTGGAAGGCGCAGAAGGCGCTCGACGACGCCGGCATCGAATACGAGCTCGTGCTGCACTCCATGCTGCGCCCGCGCCGCCCGGAGGTCGAGCAGCTGACCGGCCAGCGCAAGCTGCCCATCGTCGAGTTCGAGGACGGGTCGACCCTGGGCGAGTCGAGCGAGATCGCCGCCCGGGCCAGGGCCGGGACGCTCGTGGCCGCCCCGCCCGCGGACCCGCCGCCCGCAGAGCCGCCGGCGGACCCGACCGTCTAGGCGATCATCGGCACCTGAACCTCGATCACCGGCTCGATGCGCTCGAAGATGTCGTCGAGCGACGGGCCGGTGATGGTCAGGCCGTGGTTCTTGAGCCCGACGACGCAGCGCCCGGGCTCGGGCGACTGGCGGATGATGTCGGCGACGGCCCCGGCCAGCTCAGCCGTGCCGCACGGGTAGTTGAACTCGGTCGCCTGCACGCCGGGGATCCACGCGTGCACGTGCACGATCGCGCCGACCTCGGGATGCTCGCGGTAGATCATCCAGTGCTCGATGGCGTCGACCGACGCGCGCCGCGGCTCGATCCCGGGCGGCACCGAGAGGATCATCTTGCCGGCCTCCGCGTCGAAGTCCTTCACCATCAGGACGTCGCGGCCGACCTCGCGCAGGTTCGACTTGTCGACGCCCGACGCCGACATCCAGTAGCGGTGCTCGTCCTTGCGCACCGACATGTTGCCGTAGGAGAGGCCGCCGATCCCGTAGACGAGCTTGATCCAGCGCAGGTCGTCCGGGCCGACGATGTCCTCCAGCGGAAACGGCGCCGGCAACAGGCCGAGCTTGTCGAGCCGCTGCCCGGCCCGGTGGAGCTCCTCGGTCAGCTCGTCGCCGTCCCAGAGCTCGGGCTCGAGGTCGGTGTCGAACCGGTTGTCGATGACGAGCCGCGACGTCGCCAGGGGCTCGATCCGGTCGAAGAGCGCGTGCGCCCACTCGTCGAGTTCGCCCGGGTCGGGCACCGAGTACACGCCCTGCTCGGGCGTCACGAAGTAGCAGGCGTCGCCGGGAACGACCAGCATGGCCAGGTTGGCGAGCGCGCGCACGAGCATCGGGTACTCGTGCCGCAGCACGTCGGTGGGCGCCTCGGGCACGGTGTGCACCGCGATGACGTAGGTCGAGCGCTGGCGGCGCCGGAACGGCTTGGGATCGTCGGCGTTGACGAAGTTGAAGACGCAGGCAGCGCTCGGATCGGTGCCCTCGACGAACTCGTAGCCGCGCCGCAGCCACTCCGCCCGCAACGCCTCCTTGAACCCGGTCAGGGCCGGGTGGTCTCCGGGGCCCCAGAAGGCGATGTCGCTCATCCCGCCACCTCGACCATCTGATCCAAGCTGATCTCCACCATCGTCCTTCCGTCCATTTCGACGACGCACGCGTCCTTCAGCACCTCGTAGCTGCGGACGATGCCCCTCCCATTGGGTGTCGCCACCGTTCGCCCCACGGCCGGCGCCCGGTCACGGAACGAGCGATACAGCGGATGCTCGAATGCCAAACAACAGCGTAGCCGCCCGCACAAGCCGGTGATGCGGCCCGGGTTCATGGGCAGATCCTGTTCCTTGGCCATCTTCAGGGTGATCGGCTGGTCGTGGCAGGGATAGCGCGCGCTGCACAGCTTGCCGGTGCCGCAGAGGCCCACCTCGCCGCACAGGCGGCCCTGCTCGCGCGGCCCCACCTGGCGGATCTCCACCCGCCGCTTCAGCCGCGCCGCGAGGTCGGTCTGGAGCGCCCGCGTGTCCGGCCTCTCCTCGGAGGAGAAGGAGAACGAGATCCGGCCCTGGTCGAAGACGAGCTCGGCCGCGATCGGCTTCAGCTCGAGCCCGTGGCGGCCGGCCAGCTCGCGGAAGAGGAGCATCCCCCGCTTGGCCTCGACCCGGTTCTTCTTGATCTGCTCCTCGTCGGCGGGGCCGGCGCGGCGCACGACCCGCTTGAGCGGGCCGGTCAGCTCCTCGTCCGGCACCGCATGCTCCGTCTGCACGATCCGGCCGTACTCGCGCCCGCGCGACGTCTGGCAGATGACGCGCTCGTCCCAGCGCAGCTCGAGGCCGGCCGGGTCGAACGAATACACCTTCCCGCCCGGCTGGAACACGACGCCGACGACCGTCGCCACCCTCACACCCCCTGCGGAGTCGATTCCCGGAGCTCGGCGAGGCGGTGGAAGAGCGCCTCGACGGCGAGCACCGGATGGACGTTCAGCTCGAGCGATCGCCGCACGTCGCCGACGGTGTCGAGCGCGCGGGCCGCGTGGCCGGCCCCGCCGCGCGACGTGGCGTCTGCGAGGCCGCCGGCGGTGTCGGCGTTCACAACCGCGTCGTCGGCACCCAGGGCGGACGCGAGCATGTCGTGGTACCAGAGCGCGATCGTGTCGACGGCCAGCCGCAGCTCATCCCACTCGGCCCGCCGCGCCTCGCGCTTGGCCCGGTCCTCGTAGCGCTTGCGCAGGGCCTTCTCGTCCTTCGGGTCGTCGACCGACTCGAGCCGGGCGTCGCGCTCGCCGGCGACGAGCTCGGACTCGGCCTTGGCCCGCTGGTTGGACGCCTCCATGATGAGCGCGCCGGCCCGGGACGGATCGAACGTGGAGTCGGTGCTCACGCCCTGCGCCAGCTCGAGGTAGAGCCGGCGCCGCCCGGCCGCCGCCGGGTCGGTCGCGAGCGACGTCGCCCGGGCGAGGTCGCCGAGGGCGGCCCGGGCGGCCAGCGGATCGCCCGTGGCCGCCTCGAGCACGGCCGTCGGGTAACGGCGAAACTCGATCGCCTGGAGCCGCGAGCGGATCGTCGGCAGCATCCGCTCGGCGTGGTCGGAGACGAGCACGAGCACGCCGTACTCGGGCGGGTCCTCGAGCGACTTCAGGAGGGCGTTGGCCGACTCGTCCCGCAGCAGGTGGGCATCGAGGATCAGGTAGACGCGCCGGTCGGCCTCGAAGGGGCGCAGGTGCAGGTCGCGCCGCAGCCGCCGTGCGCCCTCGATCAGGATGCCCTGGCCCTCCGGTTCGAGCACGAAGAGGTCGGGGTGGGTGCGCGTCTCGATGCGGTGGGGCGGGCAGCCGAGCAGCGCCGCCGCGAACCGGTCTGCGTAGCGGCGCTTGCCCGCGCCCGTGGGACCGGAGAGGAGGTAGGCGTGGGCAGGCGCGGCGAGCGCCGCCTCGAGCAGGCGCTGGGCCCGCGGCTGCTCCGGCAGTCCCGCGAACGCGCTCACAGACCCACCGCCGCGCGCACGCGCTCGGCCACCTGCTCGCGCGTCCCGGATGCATCGACGACCGCGATCCGCTCCGGGAAGCGGCGGGCGGCGTCGGCGAAGCCGTCGGCCACGCGGGTGTGGAAGTCGGTACCCTCGGCCTCGATCCGGTCGGGCTCGCCGCGGCGGCCGGCGGCTTCGCCCTCGCCGAGGACGAGGAGGACGGTGCGGTCGGGCAGGAGCCCGCGCGTCGCCACCCTGTTCACCTCGAGCACGTCGTCGACGCCGAGGCCGCGGGCGCAGCCCTGATAGGCCAGCGAGGAGTCGATGAAGCGGTCGGCGATCACGGTGGCGCCCCGCTCGAGCGCCGGCCGGATCACCTCGGCGACGAGCTGGGCGCGGGCGGCCGCGTAGAGCAGCGCCTCGGCCCACGGCTCGATCGTGAGCGCCGCGTCGAGCAGGACGTCGCGGACGCGCTCGCCGGGGGCGGTGCCGCCGGGCTCGCGCACCGGGACGACCTCGCGGCCGGCGGCCACGGCGGCCTCGGCGAGCAGGGCCGCCTGAGTGGTCTTTCCGCAGCCGTCCAGGCCCTCGAACGAGATGAACACCCCCGAAATGCTAGCCATGCTGGGGACCGTCCCCGCCTGGGGGCAGTCCCCGCCTTCATGCGGGGGCAAGATCCGAGACGAGCTCCTCGAGCGCGTCCATCCAGGACTCGTAATAGGGCTGGTCGGGGCGCTCGGCGATCGCGGCCTTGAGCCGGTCGCGGAACTCGTCCCAGGGCACGTCCATCCGCTCGGCGGCGACCACCGCCATCGCGAAGGCGCGCGCCTGCCAGGGCTCCGTGAACGGCTGGTCGTCGGGGCGCTCGGGGGTCATGCCGCCGCCCCCACGCGCGGCACGGCAACGCCGATCATGCAGTCGCGGGTGACGAGCCCGGCCAGCTCCTCCTCGCTCATCCCCTCGGTGCCCTCGGGCCGCATCGGCAGGACGATGTAGCGCAGCTCCGCGCTCGAGTCCCACACCTGGACCTCGACGTCGTCCCCGAGCTCCAGCCCGAACTCCGCGAGCACTGCGCGCGGCTCCCGCACGACCCGGGCCCGGTAGGGCGGGCTCTTGTACCAGACGGGCGGGATCCCCAGCACGGGCCACGGGTAGCAGGAGCAGAGCGTGCACACGATCACGTTGTGCACGTCCGGCGTGTTCTCGACGGCGCGCATGTGGTCGCCCTCGCTGCCGCCGTAGCCGAGCTCCGCCGCGGCCCCGGCCGCGTCGCGCAGCAGCCGGTCGCGGTAGGCCGGGTCGACCCACGCGCGGGCGACCATGCGGGCGCCGTTCTGCGGGCCGATCTCCTGCTCGAAGGCGTCGACCACCGCGTCGATCGCGTCGGTCGAGGCGAGCCCCTTCTCGATGAGGACGGTCTCGAGGGCCGCGGCGCGCAGCTCCTGCGGCGACTTGGGACGGGCGTGGCGGTGCTGCTCGGTCATCTAGGCCTCCAGGTGGCTCTCCCACAGATCGACGAGGATGGTGTGGCCGGGGCGCTCGACCTCCCACAGCGCATCGGCCGGAAACGCGACGGTGTACCAGGCCTCGGGCCGGACGAGCCCGTCCTGGGATTCGTAGACGTCCAGGAGCGGCATGGGCGCATGCACCCGCTCGACGACGCCGCGGGCGCCGCGGAGGTAGCCCGGACAGCGGGTGTGCCCGGAAGGAAGAACCGAGACGACGGTGACGGCCTCGCCGACGCCGTGCCGCGGCACCGGCGCCGTGTAGCTCGACTTCGGCCGGGGGCGCAGCATCGCCCGGGCCTCGCGGGCCGCCTCCGGATCGGAGCGCTGCGGCACCGGCTCGCCGGCGGCGATCCGCTCGGCGGC
The genomic region above belongs to Gaiellales bacterium and contains:
- the nthB gene encoding nitrile hydratase subunit beta; this translates as MHDLGGRQGFGRVEAEPDEPPFHEPWEGRVHGMSETADVGPGFRHAIERMEPAAYLTTSYYEHWLESIETRGIEHGFFTREDLAAAAERIAAGEPVPQRSDPEAAREARAMLRPRPKSSYTAPVPRHGVGEAVTVVSVLPSGHTRCPGYLRGARGVVERVHAPMPLLDVYESQDGLVRPEAWYTVAFPADALWEVERPGHTILVDLWESHLEA
- a CDS encoding class II aldolase/adducin family protein gives rise to the protein MSDIAFWGPGDHPALTGFKEALRAEWLRRGYEFVEGTDPSAACVFNFVNADDPKPFRRRQRSTYVIAVHTVPEAPTDVLRHEYPMLVRALANLAMLVVPGDACYFVTPEQGVYSVPDPGELDEWAHALFDRIEPLATSRLVIDNRFDTDLEPELWDGDELTEELHRAGQRLDKLGLLPAPFPLEDIVGPDDLRWIKLVYGIGGLSYGNMSVRKDEHRYWMSASGVDKSNLREVGRDVLMVKDFDAEAGKMILSVPPGIEPRRASVDAIEHWMIYREHPEVGAIVHVHAWIPGVQATEFNYPCGTAELAGAVADIIRQSPEPGRCVVGLKNHGLTITGPSLDDIFERIEPVIEVQVPMIA
- a CDS encoding nitrile hydratase accessory protein — its product is MTPERPDDQPFTEPWQARAFAMAVVAAERMDVPWDEFRDRLKAAIAERPDQPYYESWMDALEELVSDLAPA
- the nthA gene encoding nitrile hydratase subunit alpha; this encodes MTEQHRHARPKSPQELRAAALETVLIEKGLASTDAIDAVVDAFEQEIGPQNGARMVARAWVDPAYRDRLLRDAAGAAAELGYGGSEGDHMRAVENTPDVHNVIVCTLCSCYPWPVLGIPPVWYKSPPYRARVVREPRAVLAEFGLELGDDVEVQVWDSSAELRYIVLPMRPEGTEGMSEEELAGLVTRDCMIGVAVPRVGAAA
- a CDS encoding glutathione S-transferase N-terminal domain-containing protein; its protein translation is MAIKLHRCSGTFVKIGGHPCWKAQKALDDAGIEYELVLHSMLRPRRPEVEQLTGQRKLPIVEFEDGSTLGESSEIAARARAGTLVAAPPADPPPAEPPADPTV
- a CDS encoding NAD-dependent epimerase/dehydratase family protein, translated to MRTLVTGATGYLGAELVRELRRRDREVRALVRSPKAASRLDGTGAQTVEGDVLDPVSLDVALDGVARVFHMAGVVGHRASDEPNLRAVNVDGARNVLAACAKAGVERVVFTSSVATVGPAGGPGHPRDEGAWLIDGDDGRADFRYGRTKAAGEQAALEAAKDGLDVVITNPGFVIGPGDIYRVSSWPVEEYLRGRLRFTVPGGLSYVDARDVVTGHLQAEERGRSGERYILTNDDGNLSHRDFFALVGRVTGVRRRQLALSAGILRPVLRVGSALRLPLPLDDQELASSSHWWYFTAGKARSELGFSVRPIDETIRDTAAWLRADGYHKH
- the tmk gene encoding dTMP kinase, translating into MASISGVFISFEGLDGCGKTTQAALLAEAAVAAGREVVPVREPGGTAPGERVRDVLLDAALTIEPWAEALLYAAARAQLVAEVIRPALERGATVIADRFIDSSLAYQGCARGLGVDDVLEVNRVATRGLLPDRTVLLVLGEGEAAGRRGEPDRIEAEGTDFHTRVADGFADAARRFPERIAVVDASGTREQVAERVRAAVGL
- the ricT gene encoding regulatory iron-sulfur-containing complex subunit RicT is translated as MATVVGVVFQPGGKVYSFDPAGLELRWDERVICQTSRGREYGRIVQTEHAVPDEELTGPLKRVVRRAGPADEEQIKKNRVEAKRGMLLFRELAGRHGLELKPIAAELVFDQGRISFSFSSEERPDTRALQTDLAARLKRRVEIRQVGPREQGRLCGEVGLCGTGKLCSARYPCHDQPITLKMAKEQDLPMNPGRITGLCGRLRCCLAFEHPLYRSFRDRAPAVGRTVATPNGRGIVRSYEVLKDACVVEMDGRTMVEISLDQMVEVAG